Proteins encoded within one genomic window of Ranitomeya variabilis isolate aRanVar5 chromosome 4, aRanVar5.hap1, whole genome shotgun sequence:
- the TRUB1 gene encoding pseudouridylate synthase TRUB1 — translation MAAEKASRLLSLNGLFPVYKPPGATSAQTLNDLKSRLLREAGLKEFTKKRKQTLKIGHGGTLDSAASGLLVVGIGDGTKMLGAMLTGSKKYTTTGQLGKATDTLDASGSVTEEKPYDHITREAVEAALGTFTGNILQVPPLFSALKKNGKRLSCLVREGAEVEAKPARPVVVYKLSLTDFQPPLFTLDVECGGGFYVRSLIKDIGEALSSVASVMDLIRTKQGPFTLDEETLREDRWDIEHIAQALQTSATLPEQACKRLKTAEDGEAVVQS, via the exons ATGGCTGCAGAGAAAGCTTCCAGGCTGCTATCGCTGAACGGTCTGTTCCCGGTGTATAAGCCCCCGGGAGCCACGTCCGCCCAGACCCTGAATGATCTGAAGAGCCGCCTGCTGAGAG AAGCCGGATTAAAGGAATTTACCAAGAAACGGAAGCAGACGCTGAAAATCGGCCACGGAGGAACTCTGGACAGCGCCGCGTCCGGACTGCTGG TGGTCGGTATCGGGGACGGCACCAAGATGTTGGGGGCTATGCTGACCGGGAGTAAG AAATACACCACCACCGGGCAGCTGGGCAAAGCCACCGACACGCTGGATGCTTCTGGGTCCGTGACAGAAGAGAAGCCTTACG ATCACATCACCAGAGAAGCCGTGGAGGCCGCGCTCGGCACGTTCACCGGGAACATCCTGCAGGTTCCTCCGCT CTTCTCGGCCTTAAAGAAGAACGGGAAAAGACTGTCGTGTCTGGTGAGAGAGGGGGCGGAGGTGGAAGCCAAGCCGGCGCGGCCCGTGGTGGTCTACAAGCTGTCACTGACCGACTTCCAGCCTCCGCTATTTACACTCG ACGTGGAGTGCGGAGGCGGCTTCTACGTCCGGAGTCTCATCAAAGACATTGGAGAAG CGTTGTCCAGTGTCGCCAGTGTGATGGATCTGATCCGCACCAAGCAGGGGCCGTTCACACTGGACGAGGAGACCCTGAGGGAGGATCGGTGGGACATTGAGCACATCGCCCAGGCTCTGCAGACGAGCGCCACACTGCCAGAACAAGCGTGCAAGCGGCTAAAGACCGCGGAGGACGGGGAGGCTGTGGTCCAGTCCTGA